GCAGGAGCGCTTCGTCAACGTGATTGGTAATGAGCACCACCGTTTTGCGCTCTTGTTCCCAGATTCGCTCGATCTCGTCCTGCAAGGTGCCGCGGGTCAAAGCGTCGAGTGCTGCCAACGGCTCATCCAAGAGCAGCATCTCTGGGCTCATCGCGAGTGCGCGGGCGACTGCGACGCGTTGTTTCATGCCGCCAGAGAGTTGCTGCGGCTTCTTCTGCTGGGCGGCGGCCAGATTGACCATTTGCAGATAACGCGACACATGTTCGCGCTTCTGCTCGGAAGTCCAAGTTGGGTGCGATTGTTCCACGCCCAGCAACACGTTGTCGAACACCGAGAGCCAAGGGAGGAGCGAATAGTTTTGAAACACCACGCCGCGGTCGTGCCCTGGCCCCGTCACGCGCTTGCCAGCGATCAGCACTTCGCCCCGCTCGGGCTCTTGCAGACCGGCAATGAGCGAGATGAGCGTCGTCTTGCCCGAGCCCGAGTAGCCCAGAATGGCAACAAACTCGCCCCGCTCGACTTGCAGATTAATGTTCGCCAGCACTTCGTTCCGGCGATTGGCTGGCCCGTACGATTTGCTGACGTTTTTCAGATTCAGGTAAGGCTGGTTCATAGAGTTTCAAGCGAGTGAAGATGGCGGTGAAGGTTGAGGGGGGCGAACGGGACAGAACTAGATCGTCGACCACTTCAGCCGTTGCTCGATCATGGCCATCAGGCGATCCATCACGAAGCCAACGCAGCCGATCGTCAGAATGCAGAGGATGATGTGCTCATAAATCAGGCTGTTGTATTCCTGCCACAAGAAGCCACCGACGCCCGGCACACCGGTCAGCATTTCAGCGGCGACAATCGCCAGCCAGGCGATACCCAGGCTGAGGCGAAAGCCGGTGAACATGTACGGCAACGTGGCCGGCAGCAGGACTTTCCAGAGCATGGTCCACTTCGATAGTCGCAGCACTTTGCCGACGTTCAGGTAATCCTGCGGAATAGCACGCACGCCGACGGCGGTATTCATCACCGTGGGCCACATGGCGCACATGCCAATCGTGAAGATGGCGGCCGGTTCGGAGCGACCAAAGAGCACCAGCCCCAGCGGCAGCCAGGCGAGGGGAGAAACTGGCTTCAAGATTTGTACGATCGGGTCGACAGCACGAGTAAACACCTTGGAACTGCCGAGCAGGAAGCCCAGCGGCGTGCCAATCAGGATGGCCAGGGCATAACCCTTGGCCACCAGAATCAGCGAGTACCAGGTGAAGCGCAAAATCCCTTGATCGAGTTCGCCGCGCTTGGCAAATGGTGAGAGCAGATAGGGTTTGCTCATTTCCCACGTTTTTGTGGGAGAGGGTAGGTTCGGTGTAACCGTCAAGCTGCAGATCGACCAAATCACGACGCACAGGGCAATCGCTGCCAGTGGCAAGATGAGATAGTCGAAGGGAAATCGTTTGTCGGACATGGCGGCATCCTTCGGGTGAACGGAGACTTAACCCTTGAGGTTGTGAATGGCGAACGACTTGGCGTAGCTTTCCGGATCGGCCGGATCGAACTTCACGCCATCGAAGAGGGTTTCTGCTTCGCTACTGGCACCGCCATGCTCGTAGCCAATTTCTTTCATCGCCTCTTCGTACAGATCGCTGCGCAGGACTCGTTTGACCGTTCCTTCGTAATCGGGCTGGCCTTCGACCATGCCCCAGCGACGGAATTGCGACAGCCACCAGAGGCCATATTTGGCTTGCGGATAGTTGCAGTTTCGGTCGTGAAAGGTCACGTAGGGCAGGTCGTTGTTCGAGCGCCCATCGCCAAAATCGCACTTCCCTTGCAACCGGCCGAGAATCACTTCCGGCGCACAATTGATGTACGTGGGCGCTGAGACAATCTTGGCCTGTTCGGGACGATTCCCCAGGTCATCGAGCCAGACGCTCGCTTCGTGCAACGCCTTGAGCACGGCTTTGACCGTCTTGGGATTCTTCTCTGCGAACTCTTCGGTGAAGGCACAAACCTTTTCGGGATGATCTTTCCAAATCTGCTGCGTCGTGATCGAGGTGAAGCCGATGCCGTCGGTAATGGCCCGGGCATTCCAAGGTTCGCCAACGCAGAAACCATCGAGCTTGCCGATCTTCATGTTCGCCACCATCTGTGGCGGCGGCACCGTGGCCAAAGAGACATCCTTGTCGGGATGAATTCCACCAGCGGCCAGGTAATAACGCATCCACATGGCATGGGTGCCGGGAGGAAATGTCATCGCGAATGTCATCGGCGAGCCAGATGCCTTGGCAGCATCGACGAGTGGCTTCAGCGCTTTGGGATCGTCCTGCACTTTTCCCTTCAGATCGGCGTTCAACGTGATGGCCTGTCCGTTGCGATTGACGATCCAGGGGGCGATGACTGGTCGCTTCGGCGCGCCGAGAAGTCCCAGCGTGGAGGCCAGCGGCATTCCAAAGAGGAGATGCGTCGCTTGAATGTCGCCGTTGGAGAGTGCGTCGCGAATGGCGGCCCAGCTGGCACCTTTGCTGATGGTGGATTGAAGGCCGTACTTGGCAAACAGTCCTTTCTCGTGGGCAATGACAAACGGCGAGCAGTCGGTGAGGGCAATGATGCCGATCTTCAGCTTGGTGGTTTCGGGTGCGTCGCCGGGGATCGAACCGGCGGGGACCGTGCCGGGCTCGATGCTGGAGTTCGCGGTTGTTGCTGATTCGCAACCGGCGAGCAGCGTCGCCGCACCCACCGATGCCGCGGAGGCGAGAAAGGTACGACGGGCAAGCTTGTTGCTGTCAGCGGAGGTTGTCTTCGTTTGTTGGCGATTGGCGACTGGCATTTTGAGGGTTTCGTTCCAGCAAGTGTTTCGAGTTCGACATGCAACCGCTGAAGTGACTCTTCCGCGTTCGCCTGGTTCCGCCTGCCTCTGTATTCGCGAGGGGTGTGCCAAAGTGCGCGGCACTGCGGGGAGAAATCGCCGCGCTCGGGTCGAATAGACTGGCCGGGCAACGAGTTCCGACGATTGGGAATGCCAGCGCCAACTTACGCGCGCCGCTAGCGGAGAACCCAGTGCTGCAAAATCGCGCAGCACGTTTGCCTAGCGGACTGGCCAAGGTAGCGAACGCCAGGTGGTGCTGCAGAAACCACGTGCGGATTCAGCTGAGCCACCACGCAACGTCAACGCGAAAAAGTTGATGGGAACTTGTACGGAATGCGTCAAGTTACCTAAACAGTGCAGCATTGATGGAATTTGCGCAAGCGACACCCGATTCAACGCAGTAGGCCGGCTTCCGCATATTCGCTCCAGCAATTGCAGACCGACCACTCTCTCGGCGGAGAGCGTTCAAATCACACCCAGTAACTCCTCCGCGAGTTCCCCATGAACGCTCGTAGCCTGCCGCTATGGCTTGCGTGTTGCTTTGCCTCGTCCCTGCTGAGCATGCCGCGGCTATCCTCCGCAGAACTGCCTCTCGCAGCCTTCGATGATTCGGGGGAAACCGACCTGCATCAGCCGAGTGGTGAGTTCCCGATCTCGGCCACAGCGGACGCGGCTAACTTGGATGCCCTGGCACCGCCCTGCAACTGTCCCGAATGTCAAAAAAAGGGAGCTGCCGACGCGAAGAAGAAGCAAGCGGAGTTGAAAAAGGCCATTGCCAGCGCGTATGCCCCACTCTTCCATAACAACAAATTCGCGTACATCAACAGTCCGCTCTATACCGACTGGTATCCGGGCGATCGCTTCAAACAGATCCCGTTGGGCTGCGACTCGATGCTCGATATCGGCGGCCAGTATCGAGCCCGCTATATGCACGAGCACAACTTTCGCGGCTTCGGGCTGAATGGGCTCGATGACGACTTTCTGCTGCACCGCACACGGATATTTGCCAATGCCAAACTGGGCGATCGTTGGCGGGCCTATGTGGAATACATCGATGCCGAGAGTAACAACGAGAACCTCGTGCCCCGCGCCATCGAAGTGAATCGCTCGGACCTGCTCAACTTGTTTGTCGACTACAAGATCTATGAAAACTGCTGCGATGGCTCGCTCACCGGGCGCATTGGTCGCCAAGAACTTCTCTACGGCAGCGAGCGGTTGATCTCGCCTCTCGACTGGGCCAACACGCGGCGGACGTTTGAAGGCGCGAAGTTGATGTGGGCCGACGCCGACTGGAACATCGACCTGTTCTATACCAACCCCGTGTTCGTGCATCCGGTTCGCTTCGATTCACCGCTCGACGACCAAGAGTTCTTCGGCGGTTGGGCCACTTACAAGGCGATCAAGGACCAGACGATTGACCTGTATGCGCTGCAGTTCAACAATTCGCTAGGGCTCAACAATTTTCAATACACGAGCCTCGGTGGCCGTTGGTTGGGAACCAATTGCGATTGGCTGTGGGAGTTGGAAGGGGGCGTGCAGTTCGGCGAAAACACCGACGGCAGCGCGCATGGTGCCGGCTTCTTCACCACGGGTCTCGGCCGCAAGTGGCCCAAGCATTGCTGGAAGCCACAAATCTGGGCCTATTACGATTGGGCCGAGGGTGGCGAAGTACGCGGCGCTGGGCAAGGGTTCAATCACCTCTTTCCGCTCGCTCACAAATATCTAGGTTTCATGGATCTCTTCGGCCGCAGCAATATTCACACGCCGAACGTGCAGCTCACCTGGCAGCCGCACGAGAAGGTGAAGATGCTGGTCTGGTATTACTACTTCATGCTGCAGAACGGCACCGACACACCGTACAACGTGAACATGACGCCGTTCAATCCAGGCAATGCGCCGGCCAGTCGCGACCTGGGTCACGAAATCGACATCACGGCGACCTACGCCATCAATGCCCGCATGGATCTGCTCATCGGTTACTCGCACTTCTTCGCCGGGCAGTATTACGCGAACACGACTCCCCCACCAGGCATTAACTTTCCGAGTGGTGCCGACTTCTTCTACCTGCAGTTCCAGTGGAATTTCTAGGCAGGGCTTATCACGTGGCGGAACACTGGCATGCGAAAGAGATCCTGTCCAGGTTGCATCATCTATTTGCAGCCAGCGCCTGCTGGTGCCCAAATGATGCGCACCGTAGGCTGTCACAACCCGCAAGATTTGACAATTAGCGGGTAAAACAACACATTCCGCCTTTCTCCAAGCAAGCGGTATGCCAATTGCTTCCCAGAGCGCGCCTCGCGTGAATTCATTGGCGGAATGAAGAAACTCGACGAAATGATGGCTGCATGAAAAACCCGAACGGCAACCGATTGCCCCGGCTGTTAGTCGTGGACGACGATCCGCTCGTGATTCGTCTGGCCCAAAGTCTGTTCAGTGACGAACAATACTCGTTCTTGGCTGCCCGCACTGGCGAGCAGGCGCTACAGCTTCTCGCGCAGCGCCCGAGCGTGCTGATTCTCGATAACATCCTGCCCGATATGGATGGTTTGGCCGTCCTGGCCGAAATCCGCAAAGTCGATCCCCACTTGCCGGTGATTTTCATCACTGCCCGCGGCACCAGCCAGACCGCCATCGAGGCGATGAAACGCGGCGCGTTCGATTATCTTCACAAGCCCCTCGATCTATCGGTGCTTGAACATCAGGTGCAGTTGGCGCTCGAAGCGCGGCGGCTGATGCACGAGCCGGTGGTGATCGCTGCGGAGCGCGATGCGACGAGCGAACCAACCGATGCCTTGGTCGGGCACGGCACGTTAATGTCGGAAGTGTTCAAAGCCATCGGCCGCGCTGCCTCGCGCGATGTGCCGGTGCTGTTGCAAGGCGAACCGGGAACCGGCAAGGCGCTGGTGGCACGCGCGATCTATCAGAACAGCGGCCGCAACACGCGTCCTTTTCGAGTGCTCAAGTGTACCGATCTCGATGGTCCGGCCCTCGAGCAAGAACTGTTCGGGCTCGATGCGACGGGTGCTGGCGAACAAGTGGGGCGACTAGAGCAATGCGACGGCGGCACCTTGCTGCTCGAAGAAATTGCGGAACTGACGCCCCCCGTACAAAGCAAATTGTTCCGGTTGATTACCACGGGCTCGTTTGAGCGTGGCAATGGCGGGCAAATGATTTCGACCAACGTGCGGCTGTTGTGCACAACTTCGCAAGACCTGGAGCCGCTGGTTGCCCAACGGCACTTTCGTCCCGATCTGTACTATGCCCTGCGCGCACTCTCGATCACGCTGCCGCCGCTCAGGCAACGGCGCGAAGACTTGCCTGCCCTGGTCGATCACTTCGTGCAGCGGTTCATGCACCTCAGCCCGCAATACAATCAGAAGCAGGTTCGCGTTTCGTCGGAAGCCATCGATCTGCTGATCGAACATTCGTGGCCGGGAAATCTCGACGAACTGCAAAGCGTGCTGCAGCAAACGCTGATCGAGAACACCGGCACCGTGCTCGCTTCCGGTTCGCTGCTCCGTTCGCTACACAAAGGAACGAGCAGCGAGGGGGCTAACCCCGATCAGCTGCAGCCGGCCGAAAGTTATTGGCAGAAGTTTGTCGCTGCCGGCCTCGCGCGCGGCTCGACGCAACTCTACAGCGAAGCGATCGCCGACATGGAGCGGCACGTTGTCGCGCTCGTGCTCACAAGCACTGTGGGGAATCAAGCCCGCGCGGCGCGCATTCTTGGCATCACGCGCGGAAACTTGCGAAAGAAGCTGCGGGCACTGGGCCTGTTGCCACCTTCGCAGGCCGATGAAGCATTGCCCGACGATGGCACGGCGACCGATGCCGACGAGCTGTTGCCATGAGCGCCGCGCCGCCGCTCGATCGCGGCACAGCGCGACTCACCTGGCTTTATATCGTGGCTTTATCGGCCGTGGCTCTCCTCTCGATCAGCGGTCAGTTCCTCGTCCAGCGCGCGTTGCGGCAGCAAACCAGCGATTCCACCATCGTCAACATCGCCGGCCGGCAGCGAATGCTCAGCCAAAAGTTGACAAAAGAAGCGCTCGCTTCGAAACAGGCCTCGACACCAACCGAGCGCGCACGTTGGCACCAGGCCATGCGAGGGACGCTTCAGCTTTGGCAACAATCGCACCAAGGACTTCAACAGGGCGATCCAGAACTCCATTTGCCAGCAGGTAGCAACAGCCCGGTGATCGCCGCGCAGTTTGCGCGGCTGCAACCCATTTTCGACGACATGGTTACTGCTGCCGAGTCACTGCTCAAGACCTCAGAGCCTGCTCAGCAGACGCAGCCGCTCAACCGGTTACTTCAGCGCGAGCCGGAGTTTCTCGCGGCAATGGATGCCGTCGTATTTCAATTCGATCGCGAAGCTCGCGCGCGGGTGACGAGACTGCAGCGCATTGAATGGTTCTTACTCGGCTCGACGATTCTCGTGCTAGCTTGCGAAGGCTGGCTGGTCTTTCGGCCAGCTGTCGAGCAAATTCGCCGCGCCGGGCGCGAATTGTTTGAATCGCGGCGGCAACTGCAAATTGCGAAGGAGGCAGCTGAATCGGCCAACGAACAGAAGACTCGCTTTCTCGCCAACATCAGCCACGAACTGCGCAATCCGCTGCATGCGATTCTGGGGAATGCCGAACTGGCTCTCAGCATGGTGCAATCGCGCGATCAGCAGCAGTTCATCGAAACGATTGTCGACTCCGGCAACTCCTTGCGTGCGCTGGTCGACGAACTACTCGATCTGGCTTGCCTGCAGGAAGGCAAGCTCCGCGTCCACCCCGCTCCGTTCGATCTGCGCGCCCTGGCCGAGCGTTGCCTGGCGATGTTGCGACCCACTGCTGACCGCCAGCAATTGCAACTCACGGCCGAGCTACCCGCGAGTCCGCTCGTTGTGTTGGGCGACTCGTTGCGAGTGCAGCAGATCATGTTGAATCTGCTCGGCAACGCGCTGAAGTTCACACGGCAGGGTTCGGTGCGACTATGCATCACTCAGTCAGACGATCGCAGCGCGGTGCGAATTGAAGTGAGCGATACCGGTCCGGGCATTCCCCCCGAATTGCAACAGACCATTTTCGATGCCTTTACGCAGGGAGATACTCGTTCGGACCGCGAACACGCCGGCGTGGGTCTGGGTCTGGCTATTTGCCAAGGGCTGATTGAATTGATGAATGGCCGAATTCGCTGCGAGAGTGAACTCGGGGTCGGCTCGCGATTCATCGTCGATCTGCCACTCGCAGCGGTCACCCTATCGGCACCCGTGGCGAAAGTGGAGGCAATCAAGGAAACGAGCAGCGTAGCTCGTCGCATTCTGGTCGCTGAAGACGACCCGGTGAATCGCAAGCTCATTGCCGATTTTCTCCGCACACTCGGCCACGACACGCGGATTGCTGCCGATGGTCACGAAGCCCTCGCGCTGCACCAGGCCGCACCCTTCGACCTGGGTCTACTCGATTGGAACATGCCGCAGCTCGACGGACTCGAACTGGCCCGCCGCATTCGTCAGCGCGAACGGGGCGAGCACTTACCACGCGTGCCACTCATCGCCATCTCGGCAGCTGGCATCGTGGCCGACAACCAGCAAGCCCAAGAGGCGGGCATCGACCTGGTCCTCAGCAAGCCCGTGGGTCTCGATCAACTGCGGGCCGTGCTCGAGTCGTTCCTCCATATTCCGAGCCTTGATTCCACCGACGTGCCGGCAACATCAGCGCCAGCGCTCGACGACCGCTGGTCGCAACCGCTGGCCCGCATGCAGGGGAAACGCGAACTGTTTCGTGACGTGGCCCGAACGTTTCTCGATCAACTTCCCGCGCAAATTCGCAAGCTGACCGACGAGGCCGACCGCCACGACTTTCGCGAACTGGCTCGCACAGCTCACTTGCTCTGCGGCCAACTCGCCACCTTCGACGCCACCGACCTGATCGCGGCCGCCGAACAACTCGAAGCAGCCGCCGATGCTCACGACGCTTCCCGCTGCCGCGACCTTGCCACGCAAATTGCCGGCGGTACCGCCGAACTGCAGCACTCCCTGCAACAAGCCATTGCTCAGCTTTAGAATTCCCCGAGCAAAATCCTCACCTCAAAAATCCCACCACCCAGCCCCGGTGGCCAGCCCCTGTGGAAGGGATTCGACTCTCCAGCTAAACTGGAACCTTGACCTCGGCAATCCGTCCGAGGCCTATGGCCGCTTGGTGGAATTGGCAGACACGCAAGACTTAGGATCTTGTGCCGAAAGGTGTCCGGGTTCAAATCCCGGAGCGGCCACTTTTAGATTTGTCTTTGGCCCGGGTAAGTCGTACCGCGGGCATAGCGCCGCCTGTGTCCGGCAGCTATTTCAGTAACTCGGCCATTGCGCGGCCGAGTCGTTCGCCGGTCTCGTAATAGGTCTCGGCATTGTGGTTGTAGTGATAGCCTTGATTGTTGGGTGACACGTCGGCTTCGCGCCACAGGTCGCGCGTATCCACCGCTTTGACGTTCCCTTTGAACTCGGGGTAGCGACCCTTGTCGCCATCGACCGCAAGCTGCGCTTCCGCAATCTGCAAGCCGAAGCTTTCGCGCCCGGGATTGCCGCAGCCGGTGGCCAATACGAACTTTGCTTGCGGCGCATTGAAATCCTTGCGCAGCGACTTGATGAGATTTACCAGGTTTAGTTCGTAGCGACCTGCCAAGGCGGCGTTTTGATCTTTGTGTCCCTGCCACCAAACGAAGCCCGCGACCTCGTAGCCCTGACCTTTGTAGCCAGGATAGTACTTATCCAGGTTTTTTAGGACGGCTTTCGCATGAGCCGTGTCGGCATCGTATTGACGACCGGCGTACCACTGAACCGGCTTGGGTTCGGCTCCTTTGACCCAGAAGTTGGCGACATCCTTGTAG
Above is a window of Anatilimnocola aggregata DNA encoding:
- a CDS encoding ABC transporter ATP-binding protein; translated protein: MNQPYLNLKNVSKSYGPANRRNEVLANINLQVERGEFVAILGYSGSGKTTLISLIAGLQEPERGEVLIAGKRVTGPGHDRGVVFQNYSLLPWLSVFDNVLLGVEQSHPTWTSEQKREHVSRYLQMVNLAAAQQKKPQQLSGGMKQRVAVARALAMSPEMLLLDEPLAALDALTRGTLQDEIERIWEQERKTVVLITNHVDEALLLADRIIPLTSAPRATLGPAFKVDIPRPRDRQALNHDRRFQILRAEINDYLRSVKAKPTAIPAQTAAAMEVPQPIELPPRRRLWPAWSWNALTGRAS
- the ntrB gene encoding nitrate ABC transporter permease, producing MSDKRFPFDYLILPLAAIALCVVIWSICSLTVTPNLPSPTKTWEMSKPYLLSPFAKRGELDQGILRFTWYSLILVAKGYALAILIGTPLGFLLGSSKVFTRAVDPIVQILKPVSPLAWLPLGLVLFGRSEPAAIFTIGMCAMWPTVMNTAVGVRAIPQDYLNVGKVLRLSKWTMLWKVLLPATLPYMFTGFRLSLGIAWLAIVAAEMLTGVPGVGGFLWQEYNSLIYEHIILCILTIGCVGFVMDRLMAMIEQRLKWSTI
- a CDS encoding ABC transporter substrate-binding protein, giving the protein MPVANRQQTKTTSADSNKLARRTFLASAASVGAATLLAGCESATTANSSIEPGTVPAGSIPGDAPETTKLKIGIIALTDCSPFVIAHEKGLFAKYGLQSTISKGASWAAIRDALSNGDIQATHLLFGMPLASTLGLLGAPKRPVIAPWIVNRNGQAITLNADLKGKVQDDPKALKPLVDAAKASGSPMTFAMTFPPGTHAMWMRYYLAAGGIHPDKDVSLATVPPPQMVANMKIGKLDGFCVGEPWNARAITDGIGFTSITTQQIWKDHPEKVCAFTEEFAEKNPKTVKAVLKALHEASVWLDDLGNRPEQAKIVSAPTYINCAPEVILGRLQGKCDFGDGRSNNDLPYVTFHDRNCNYPQAKYGLWWLSQFRRWGMVEGQPDYEGTVKRVLRSDLYEEAMKEIGYEHGGASSEAETLFDGVKFDPADPESYAKSFAIHNLKG
- a CDS encoding alginate export family protein; translated protein: MNARSLPLWLACCFASSLLSMPRLSSAELPLAAFDDSGETDLHQPSGEFPISATADAANLDALAPPCNCPECQKKGAADAKKKQAELKKAIASAYAPLFHNNKFAYINSPLYTDWYPGDRFKQIPLGCDSMLDIGGQYRARYMHEHNFRGFGLNGLDDDFLLHRTRIFANAKLGDRWRAYVEYIDAESNNENLVPRAIEVNRSDLLNLFVDYKIYENCCDGSLTGRIGRQELLYGSERLISPLDWANTRRTFEGAKLMWADADWNIDLFYTNPVFVHPVRFDSPLDDQEFFGGWATYKAIKDQTIDLYALQFNNSLGLNNFQYTSLGGRWLGTNCDWLWELEGGVQFGENTDGSAHGAGFFTTGLGRKWPKHCWKPQIWAYYDWAEGGEVRGAGQGFNHLFPLAHKYLGFMDLFGRSNIHTPNVQLTWQPHEKVKMLVWYYYFMLQNGTDTPYNVNMTPFNPGNAPASRDLGHEIDITATYAINARMDLLIGYSHFFAGQYYANTTPPPGINFPSGADFFYLQFQWNF
- a CDS encoding sigma-54-dependent transcriptional regulator, coding for MKNPNGNRLPRLLVVDDDPLVIRLAQSLFSDEQYSFLAARTGEQALQLLAQRPSVLILDNILPDMDGLAVLAEIRKVDPHLPVIFITARGTSQTAIEAMKRGAFDYLHKPLDLSVLEHQVQLALEARRLMHEPVVIAAERDATSEPTDALVGHGTLMSEVFKAIGRAASRDVPVLLQGEPGTGKALVARAIYQNSGRNTRPFRVLKCTDLDGPALEQELFGLDATGAGEQVGRLEQCDGGTLLLEEIAELTPPVQSKLFRLITTGSFERGNGGQMISTNVRLLCTTSQDLEPLVAQRHFRPDLYYALRALSITLPPLRQRREDLPALVDHFVQRFMHLSPQYNQKQVRVSSEAIDLLIEHSWPGNLDELQSVLQQTLIENTGTVLASGSLLRSLHKGTSSEGANPDQLQPAESYWQKFVAAGLARGSTQLYSEAIADMERHVVALVLTSTVGNQARAARILGITRGNLRKKLRALGLLPPSQADEALPDDGTATDADELLP
- a CDS encoding ATP-binding protein — its product is MSAAPPLDRGTARLTWLYIVALSAVALLSISGQFLVQRALRQQTSDSTIVNIAGRQRMLSQKLTKEALASKQASTPTERARWHQAMRGTLQLWQQSHQGLQQGDPELHLPAGSNSPVIAAQFARLQPIFDDMVTAAESLLKTSEPAQQTQPLNRLLQREPEFLAAMDAVVFQFDREARARVTRLQRIEWFLLGSTILVLACEGWLVFRPAVEQIRRAGRELFESRRQLQIAKEAAESANEQKTRFLANISHELRNPLHAILGNAELALSMVQSRDQQQFIETIVDSGNSLRALVDELLDLACLQEGKLRVHPAPFDLRALAERCLAMLRPTADRQQLQLTAELPASPLVVLGDSLRVQQIMLNLLGNALKFTRQGSVRLCITQSDDRSAVRIEVSDTGPGIPPELQQTIFDAFTQGDTRSDREHAGVGLGLAICQGLIELMNGRIRCESELGVGSRFIVDLPLAAVTLSAPVAKVEAIKETSSVARRILVAEDDPVNRKLIADFLRTLGHDTRIAADGHEALALHQAAPFDLGLLDWNMPQLDGLELARRIRQRERGEHLPRVPLIAISAAGIVADNQQAQEAGIDLVLSKPVGLDQLRAVLESFLHIPSLDSTDVPATSAPALDDRWSQPLARMQGKRELFRDVARTFLDQLPAQIRKLTDEADRHDFRELARTAHLLCGQLATFDATDLIAAAEQLEAAADAHDASRCRDLATQIAGGTAELQHSLQQAIAQL
- a CDS encoding sialate O-acetylesterase; this encodes MTRSSAQSVIQFALLWASCGLAAIAADVPQNLPDPDGKPADQSKPVKVYIMLGQSNMLGFGRVGPKETKGSLEFMVKEKGKYQHLVDEAGQWTTRPDVRYVHVMDQRGVDYKNMEKFGDVRNEWLTPNKSFGPELGFGHVMGVVHEEPVLLLKACIGNRSLGWDLLPPGSEQFESEGKIYAGYKDVANFWVKGAEPKPVQWYAGRQYDADTAHAKAVLKNLDKYYPGYKGQGYEVAGFVWWQGHKDQNAALAGRYELNLVNLIKSLRKDFNAPQAKFVLATGCGNPGRESFGLQIAEAQLAVDGDKGRYPEFKGNVKAVDTRDLWREADVSPNNQGYHYNHNAETYYETGERLGRAMAELLK